From the genome of Novipirellula aureliae, one region includes:
- the dapF gene encoding diaminopimelate epimerase, protein MRFTKMHGAGNDYVYVNCFSEPLPTDNLPELARKISHRHFGVGGDGLILIRPSEIADARMQMFNADGSESEMCGNGIRCVAKYVFDHAIASKSSLQIETGAGVLDVSLSLGDDGKCQLVSVDMGSPSLEASAIPTTIKTSGSVVDHEIDFAGQRVAVTCVSMGNPHCVVFVPKVTDEWVLGLGPVIETDPRFPNRINVEFVEVLSKNEVRQRTWERGSGETWACGTGASAVCVAGVLTGRTNRTILNHLLGGDLTLSWNDADGHVMMTGEATEVFSGEWEESSTVQPSATLS, encoded by the coding sequence ATGCGTTTCACAAAAATGCACGGGGCGGGTAATGATTATGTTTATGTCAATTGCTTCTCCGAACCGTTGCCGACCGACAACCTCCCCGAGCTAGCTCGCAAAATTTCGCACCGGCATTTCGGTGTCGGGGGCGATGGACTGATCCTGATCAGGCCCAGCGAGATTGCAGATGCCAGAATGCAGATGTTCAATGCCGACGGAAGTGAAAGTGAGATGTGCGGCAATGGGATTCGCTGTGTCGCAAAATATGTCTTTGACCATGCCATCGCTAGCAAATCGAGTTTGCAAATCGAAACTGGTGCAGGCGTGTTGGACGTTTCCCTCTCGCTCGGTGACGATGGAAAGTGCCAATTGGTTTCTGTCGATATGGGATCACCGTCATTGGAAGCGTCCGCGATTCCTACGACAATCAAAACGAGTGGCTCCGTGGTCGATCACGAAATCGATTTTGCAGGCCAAAGAGTCGCTGTGACATGCGTGTCGATGGGCAACCCGCACTGTGTCGTCTTTGTTCCCAAAGTGACCGATGAATGGGTGCTTGGACTCGGACCGGTAATCGAGACCGACCCTCGTTTCCCAAATCGAATCAATGTTGAATTCGTCGAGGTCCTATCGAAGAACGAGGTTCGCCAGCGGACTTGGGAGCGAGGCAGCGGAGAAACGTGGGCCTGTGGTACCGGTGCGTCCGCGGTTTGCGTCGCAGGCGTCTTGACCGGTCGAACGAACCGTACGATCTTGAACCACTTGCTTGGCGGCGATTTAACACTTTCGTGGAATGATGCCGATGGCCATGTCATGATGACCGGCGAAGCAACGGAAGTGTTCTCGGGAGAGTGGGAAGAATCGTCGACCGTCCAGCCTTCGGCGACTCTATCGTGA
- the xseA gene encoding exodeoxyribonuclease VII large subunit, with protein MSDVPMQPTRNAISVAELTGHIKAVLEQTFPSLWVSAEISDIVRPRSGHLYFTLKGDGSQIRGVMWRTAATRRKHELVEGQEVLCFGDVEVYPPRGTYQFVVRKMEPRGVGALQLAFEQLQAKLNGEGLFAAERKRPIPSLPRRIGIITSPSGAAVRDFLKASSNRYRGSEIVIIPSLVQGEGAAKSLVHAIGLAQRLVPKLDVLVVSRGGGSIEDLWCFNEEPVVRAVAASSIPTVSAVGHEIDVTLCDLAADLRALTPTDAATRVLPDARLMRSEISDLRHRLHQAIRQTISRRQFAVSSLKERPILRKPMEIIQMRWRILDELDGRARRAVIGNLDRSRAKTAEMAAALSALSPLSVLSRGYSVTLNANQKPITNAEEIAEGDVIETRLNRGRFKAIVSETIPSD; from the coding sequence GTGAGCGATGTACCGATGCAGCCAACTCGCAATGCGATTTCCGTTGCCGAGCTAACCGGACATATCAAGGCGGTCCTGGAACAAACCTTTCCATCGTTGTGGGTTTCAGCCGAGATTTCTGATATCGTGCGTCCCCGTAGCGGTCATTTGTATTTCACGTTGAAAGGGGACGGATCCCAAATTCGTGGAGTGATGTGGCGAACGGCGGCGACTCGACGGAAGCATGAACTTGTCGAAGGACAAGAAGTCCTCTGCTTCGGCGATGTTGAAGTCTACCCACCGCGAGGGACCTATCAATTTGTGGTTCGAAAAATGGAACCACGCGGTGTTGGAGCATTGCAGTTGGCTTTCGAGCAATTGCAAGCCAAGCTGAACGGTGAGGGCTTGTTCGCCGCCGAAAGAAAGCGGCCAATTCCCTCATTGCCTCGGCGAATCGGCATCATAACGAGTCCATCGGGTGCGGCGGTTCGCGACTTCCTCAAAGCGTCGTCAAATCGCTATCGAGGTAGCGAAATCGTCATCATCCCGTCGTTAGTCCAAGGCGAAGGAGCCGCAAAGTCGCTCGTCCATGCCATTGGACTTGCCCAGCGTTTGGTACCCAAGTTGGATGTCTTGGTTGTTTCAAGAGGCGGTGGCAGCATCGAAGACTTGTGGTGCTTCAATGAAGAACCGGTTGTGCGTGCCGTTGCGGCTTCGTCGATTCCCACCGTGTCGGCGGTGGGCCATGAAATCGATGTGACGCTATGCGACTTGGCTGCTGACCTTCGAGCGTTGACGCCGACCGATGCTGCCACACGCGTGTTACCGGATGCACGCCTGATGCGCAGCGAGATATCCGATTTGCGTCACCGGCTTCACCAAGCGATTCGACAAACAATCTCGCGACGACAATTTGCCGTTTCTTCGTTGAAAGAACGTCCGATTCTCCGCAAGCCGATGGAGATCATACAGATGCGGTGGCGGATTCTCGACGAACTCGATGGACGCGCTCGACGCGCAGTGATCGGGAATTTGGATCGCTCCCGCGCGAAGACAGCAGAGATGGCCGCTGCACTCTCTGCCCTATCGCCGTTGTCTGTCCTTTCACGTGGCTACAGCGTCACGCTCAATGCGAATCAAAAGCCAATCACGAACGCCGAAGAAATAGCTGAGGGTGACGTCATTGAAACCCGATTGAACCGGGGCAGGTTCAAAGCGATCGTGAGCGAGACAATACCGTCGGATTGA
- a CDS encoding DUF1559 domain-containing protein → MRESRVQRGFTLVELLVVIAIIGVLVGLLLPAVQAAREAARRMSCSNNFKQIGLAVHNYHSAFNQAGKYMGGTYQLNSGESRSGPTANNLNWLSHLPGLTPFMEQQAVWEQLSNPFDSPTGIMPPMGPMVDLSLTDHAAIGGYDPFLTTLSTLRCPSDPGIGLPAQGRTNYAACVGDSYDEGDGSLIGRDGVEDEDVGKLKSNQRGFYVPRVAVSFRGVTDGLSNTICMGEILTDLGDMDKRSHFAGNGAGPAGRRDGANLTTGLTDGLRSTWCRQAIDTERPQYWDFSGGTVTDFGGGEINRGMKWAAGLPAYTAFTTILPPNTEICLSRGRLGAGVLPAASRHQGGCHVLMGDGAVKFITDSIDAGNPLAEVVGDGLAAGSPSPFGLWGRLGTRASGEVIGEAF, encoded by the coding sequence ATGAGAGAGTCGAGAGTTCAACGCGGTTTCACGTTAGTGGAGCTTCTAGTCGTAATTGCCATCATTGGCGTTTTAGTGGGCCTTCTGCTGCCGGCGGTTCAGGCTGCTCGTGAAGCGGCCCGTCGGATGAGCTGCAGCAATAATTTCAAGCAGATTGGACTGGCGGTGCATAATTACCACAGTGCGTTCAATCAGGCTGGCAAGTACATGGGGGGCACCTACCAACTTAATTCCGGCGAAAGCAGATCAGGCCCAACCGCCAACAATTTGAATTGGTTGAGCCACCTGCCCGGACTCACTCCGTTCATGGAGCAGCAAGCGGTTTGGGAACAACTTTCCAATCCGTTCGATTCCCCCACGGGAATCATGCCACCGATGGGGCCAATGGTGGACCTTTCGTTGACAGATCACGCAGCGATCGGAGGCTATGATCCATTTTTGACTACCCTTTCGACTCTCCGTTGTCCGAGTGACCCAGGCATTGGCTTGCCAGCACAGGGACGCACGAATTACGCTGCGTGCGTTGGGGACTCTTACGATGAAGGTGATGGTAGCCTCATTGGTCGAGATGGCGTTGAGGACGAAGACGTCGGGAAGTTGAAAAGTAATCAACGCGGTTTCTATGTACCACGGGTGGCAGTGAGTTTCCGAGGTGTGACGGACGGATTATCGAACACCATTTGCATGGGCGAGATCCTCACGGACCTTGGCGACATGGACAAACGATCGCACTTTGCTGGAAATGGTGCTGGTCCCGCAGGCCGACGAGATGGAGCGAACCTTACCACCGGTCTAACGGATGGCTTGAGGTCGACCTGGTGTCGGCAAGCGATCGATACGGAACGACCCCAGTATTGGGATTTCAGTGGAGGGACCGTCACCGATTTTGGCGGAGGAGAGATTAACCGAGGCATGAAATGGGCTGCAGGACTTCCTGCCTACACCGCGTTTACAACCATTTTGCCGCCAAACACGGAGATCTGTTTGTCCAGGGGCAGGTTAGGTGCGGGGGTATTGCCTGCCGCAAGCCGACACCAAGGTGGATGCCATGTTTTGATGGGTGACGGAGCCGTTAAGTTTATTACCGATTCGATCGACGCAGGTAATCCGTTGGCAGAAGTCGTTGGCGACGGGCTAGCCGCCGGCAGCCCTAGCCCCTTCGGTTTATGGGGACGGCTCGGGACGAGGGCAAGCGGCGAAGTCATCGGCGAAGCGTTTTAA
- a CDS encoding NADP-dependent oxidoreductase encodes MPQSREMNRRIVLDSRPHGAPTPDNFRLETTRLPKPTEGQVLLRTVYLSLDPYMRGRMSDAPSYAPPVEIGEVMVGGTVCRVEQSMHPDFEQGDWVLGYTGWQDYAVSDGKELIPLGQELEHPSRSLGVLGMPGFTAYMGLLDIGQPKPGETVVVAAATGAVGSVVGQIAKLKGCRVVGIAGGPTKCEAGIETFGFDRCIDHYAPDFVKQLADACPQGIDVYFESVGGKVFDAVLPLLNVKARIPVCGLIAHYNDTQLPDGPDRLPLLMQTMLVRRIKAQGFIIFDDYGSRYGEFLSEMTPWVAEGKVKFIEDVVEELENAPSSFIGLLEGKNFGKLVVHVGEDC; translated from the coding sequence ATGCCTCAATCCCGTGAAATGAACCGCCGTATCGTATTGGACTCACGGCCTCATGGAGCCCCCACGCCAGACAACTTTCGACTTGAAACCACTCGCTTGCCGAAACCTACCGAAGGGCAAGTTCTGCTACGAACGGTCTATCTTTCGCTTGACCCTTACATGCGTGGGCGTATGAGTGACGCTCCTTCCTATGCACCGCCGGTTGAAATTGGTGAGGTGATGGTCGGCGGTACGGTTTGTCGAGTCGAGCAATCAATGCATCCCGATTTTGAACAGGGTGATTGGGTGCTGGGCTACACGGGATGGCAAGACTATGCCGTGTCCGATGGGAAGGAACTGATACCGTTGGGTCAGGAACTAGAACATCCGTCAAGATCACTAGGCGTGCTTGGAATGCCAGGCTTCACGGCCTACATGGGGCTGCTTGATATTGGTCAACCGAAACCGGGTGAGACCGTTGTTGTCGCTGCCGCAACCGGGGCGGTCGGTTCCGTCGTCGGACAAATAGCCAAATTGAAAGGCTGTCGCGTTGTCGGAATCGCAGGCGGACCCACGAAGTGCGAGGCGGGAATTGAGACGTTTGGCTTTGACCGATGCATCGATCACTATGCACCGGACTTTGTCAAGCAACTCGCTGACGCGTGCCCGCAGGGGATCGACGTGTACTTTGAGAGTGTTGGCGGAAAAGTGTTCGATGCAGTGCTTCCACTTCTTAACGTCAAGGCTCGTATTCCTGTTTGCGGATTGATCGCACACTACAATGACACCCAATTACCCGATGGGCCAGACCGGTTGCCGTTGTTGATGCAAACGATGTTAGTACGACGTATTAAGGCACAAGGCTTCATCATTTTCGATGACTACGGCTCCCGCTATGGAGAGTTCCTCTCAGAGATGACACCTTGGGTCGCCGAAGGAAAAGTCAAGTTCATCGAAGACGTTGTCGAAGAACTTGAGAATGCTCCGAGTTCGTTCATCGGCCTACTCGAAGGCAAAAACTTTGGAAAACTTGTCGTTCACGTTGGCGAAGATTGCTAA